A genome region from Trichoderma asperellum chromosome 7, complete sequence includes the following:
- a CDS encoding uncharacterized protein (TransMembrane:4 (o25-48i60-82o102-125i146-170o)): MDQVMGGDRLPLETWFWEMPTCTRWWTAATVLTSALVQCHMVTPFQLFYSFRAVFVKSQYWRLLTTFLYFGPFSLDLLFHIYFLQRYARLLEESSGRSAAYFSWLLLYAMASLIALSPLVSMPFLGHPLSSTLVYIWSRRNPDTRLSFLGLLVFTAPYLPWVLMAFSLFMHGTVPRDEIMGVVIGHIWYFFNDVYPPLHNGSRPFDPPSWWRRLFEGRRTEDSATDIDDIMGAAGRDVAAVNVR; the protein is encoded by the exons ATGGATCAAGTAATGGGCGGCGATCGCCTTCCGCTGGAAACATGGTTCTGGGAGATGCCGACGTGCACGCGATGGTGGACAGCCGCAACGGTGTTGACCAGCGCCCTCGTCCAGTGCCATATGGTAACGCCGTTTCAGCTATTCTATAGCTTCCGAGCCGTCTTCGTCAAGTCTCAG TACTGGCGCCTCTTGACGACGTTTCTCTACTTCGGTCCCTTTTCGCTTGACTTACTCTTTCACATATACTTTCTTCAGAGATATGCGCGGCTGCTTGAAGAGTCATCGGGGCGATCGGCTGCGTATTTCTCCTGGCTTCTCCTCTATGCCATGGCCAGTCTTATCGCACTATCGCCGCTTGTTTCCATGCCATTCCTCGGGCACCCGCTCTCGTCTACACTCGTCTATATTTGGTCGCGGCGCAATCCCGACACCAGGCTAAGCTTCCTCGGCCTGCTTGTTTTTACCGCTCCATATCTGCCATGGGTGTTGATGGCCTTTAGCCTGTTTATGCACGGGACCGTACCGAGAGACGAGATTATGGGTGTCGTCATTGGTCACATTTGGTACTTCTTCAACGATGTATATCCACCGCTGCACAACGGCTCCAGGCCATTTGATCCCCCAAGCTGGTGGAGGCGGTTATTCGAAGGCCGCAGAACAGAAGACTCCGCCACGGATATTGATGATATTATGGGCGCAGCAGGTAGAGACGTCGCTGCCGTAAATGTGCGATAA
- a CDS encoding uncharacterized protein (EggNog:ENOG41) — translation MAHQNDNPSSPRSSTGGADSFKGTPDTRLTSMSPDDGSKSASLLKSFARSATTTSPARLPTSSFRGVVSHMDKDPFITSMHGVGTRLSPTASTFSPFVGNTYVRLPDGEGPISGALSTDIGLSRILVISSPTQISTREVEAVLADIEKDGNHTYGARNFKTHSGGVFIYFTDIRDACAVQAKLHQVDKGWKIAFANPTRVAQSQGAHLDVGQGAGSLDSNPRAELDKLSSYAVGLSHTGQVQVFVVVPPGVVMDSTHVMGVAHRFLQSHGRLFAFVRLSAFPNGSFRAVAEFCDTTTAFPVIQACSGGISTEGIQLFASAYNSDALSASGITDAMGDMTVSKRTDDPGQQRLGSVSPNSNSNSSQVGQGDAHYNAPVAMYPFMFQTPFTPAVPYMLDSFLPPVQTSSGSPLTPFTPQYPVFGTLYQTPPSPALTAQNNYSPSRTFSGADRADARRQNAMRVSRSTYHSTATHHNHVDITRIRDGIDVRTTIMLRNIPNKVDQAMLKRIIDESSWGKYDFMYLRIDFANDCNVGYAFINFVDPLDIIDFVNARGNQRWNCFKSDKVAEISYATIQGKDCLVQKFRNSSVMLEASHYRPKLYYTSNGPMPDLAGQEEPFPDPDNQSKMKRSCENAEHVGLFTPNAGQHFRDEQRRRRSQYDRGTRLAALEEYDYETAIQHLYGSTS, via the exons ATGGCGCACCAAAATGACAATCCGTCGTCTCCTCGATCATCGACTGGAGGAGCCGATTCTTTCAAGGGCACGCCCGACACTCGATTGACCTCCATGAGCCCAGACGATGGTTCAAAATCAGCCAGCCTTCTCAAGAGTTTTGCCCGCTCGGCTACCACCACGTCCCCCGCTCGGCTTCCTACCAGCAGCTTTCGCGGTGTAGTTTCTCACATGGATAAAGATCCTTTCATCACCTCCATGCATGGCGTTGGCACGAGATTATCACCAACAGCCTCAACATTCAGCCCTTTTGTTGGCAACACTTACGTCCGCTTACCAGACGGAGAAGGTCCTATTTCTGGCGCGCTGAGTACCGATATTGGATTGTCGAGAATTCTTGTTATATCATCGCCCACCCAAATTTCCACGCGTGAGGTGGAAGCTGTTTTAGCC GACATTGAAAAAGATGGCAACCACACTTATGGCGCAAGAAATTTCAAGACTCACAGTGGCGGAGTGTTTATCTACTTCACCGATATCAGAGATGCCTGTGCTGTACAGGCAAAACTTCATCAAGTGGACAAGGGCTGGAAAATTGCCTTTGCCAATCCCACGCGCGTTGCCCAGTCTCAAGGCGCTCACCTGGATGTAGGACAAGGTGCAGGAAGTTTGGATTCTAATCCTCGAGCTGAGTTGGATAAGCTTTCCAGCTATGCAGTAGGCCTCTCTCATACTGGCCAAGTCCAAGTCTTTGTTGTAGTCCCGCCCGGAGTTGTTATGGACTCGACTCACGTTATGGGAGTGGCTCATCGGTTCTTGCAATCACACGGTCGCCTGTTCGCTTTTGTCAGGTTATCTGCTTTCCCAAACGGCTCTTTCAGAGCTGTTGCTGAGTTTTGTGATACCACCACAGCCTTCCCCGTCATACAAGCTTGCAGTGGTGGCATCTCCACTGAG GGAATCCAGCTATTCGCATCAGCATACAACTCTGACGCTTTGTCAGCCTCGGGGATCACCGACGCAATGGGAGATATGACCGTTAGCAAAAGAACAGATGACCCAGGCCAACAACGCCTTGGTTCTGTCAGTCCTAACTCAAACTCAAACTCTTCTCAGGTTGGGCAGGGAGATGCTCACTACAATGCACCTGTAGCCATGTATCCATTCATGTTCCAAACGCCATTCACGCCGGCCGTTCCATATATGCTAGACTCATTCCTGCCCCCGGTGCAAACAAGCTCGGGTAGCCCTTTGACACCATTTACTCCGCAGTACCCTGTCTTTGGAACTTTGTATCAAACGCCGCCGTCTCCAGCCCTTACCGCCCAGAACAACTATAGTCCATCGAGGACCTTCTCGGGGGCTGACAGAGCAGATGCCCGCCGCCAGAATGCCATGAGAGTCAGCAGGTCTACTTATCACAGCACAGCGACTCATCATAACCACGTTGACATCACACGCATTCGCGACGGGATCGACGTTCGCACCACA ATTATGCTTCGGAATATTCCCAACAAAGTGGACCAAGCCATGCTTAAAAGAATCATTGACGAGTCTAGTTGGGGAAAATACGATTTCATGTACCTTCGCATCGACTTTGCCAACGATTGCAA CGTTGGATATGCGTTCATCAACTTTGTGGAT CCTCTGGATATTATTGAT TTTGTCAATGCCCGCGGAAATCAGCGCTG GAACTGCTTCAAAAGTGATAAGGTAGCAGAGATCTCATATGCCA CTATTCAGGGCAAAGACTGTCTGGTGCAGAAATTTCGAAACAGTTCAGTAATGCTAGAGGCCTCGCACTATCGCCCCAAA CTTTACTATACATCTAATGGACCAATGCCCGACCTCGCTGGGCAAGAAGAGCCGTTCCCAGACCCTGATAATCAATCCAAAATGAAGCGGAGTTGCGAGAATGCTGAACATGTCG GCCTCTTCACACCGAATGCGGGGCAGCACTTTCGTGACGAACAGCGGCGCCGGCGATCTCAGTATGATCGAGGAACTCGTCTTGCAGCCCTCGAGGAGTACGACTACGAGACCGCCATACAGCATCTCTACGGCAGTACGTCTTAG
- a CDS encoding uncharacterized protein (EggNog:ENOG41~TransMembrane:1 (n3-16c24/25o654-671i)~SECRETED:SignalP(1-24)), giving the protein MKLLSCAWHGGFIFALLSSDLAWANDQSRQAEKASSPSTPGQCEVRTINYITHTLPSLCFKSSWTDSLPTPTKLPVTGDSYNTTQHVTRPPVEEQAPPSATEQTDTFTDTSAGDTFATPFMSFEDWKKMMLEQTGQDPQDLHLRNSSGRQKADRPSPELDDVGLGEEGEISLVFDDYGEEGPKPGTPTDSANTNSGDDVDNTLMSKDGKTPIHRSKDAGKTCKERFSYSSFDAGATILKAGPQAQNAKAILVENKDTYMLLECAAQNKYVIVELSDDILIDTIVIANFEFFSSMVRHFRVSVSDRYPVKMDKWREVGIFEAANSRDIQAFLVENPQIWAKYVRLEFLTHYGNEYYCPVSILRVHGSRMLDSWKDSETNREDEVHEEDEEDLPVPTIATQPVAAGPNPQPRDKNETLPELASTCLPRVDEAPFPQIKETCAVSPIAAGDAKSGDQSSGQTDEGTKRQTKDGVVESDAASQDSPKSDATQARDVSSAPPIKQTDPSKPTTDNAQTSAESPDAAGSGSGSTKSRTTSASSATPTVQGSFYNSITKRLQQVESNLTLSLKYVEDQSRIMQDALRRTEQQQVTKLTRFLGDLNHTVLAEMRNVREQYEQIWQSTVLALESQREQSERDIVALSTRLNLLADEVVFQKRMAIVQAILLLSCLFLVIFSRGVPIPYLAALQEQAGGIAYPSTSPYPGQGSHNLYKSDAGTTPGEQTLLDSVPVVSVSSFEAAPNVPSKRIPHSLSETTEPHEPIREDGEKEYPRRHPLPSPPVEDKYQYVHYLDQEPRFHSLHHATPAHPNTPRKPLPSLPEHLVSSQDS; this is encoded by the coding sequence ATGAAACTCCTCTCGTGTGCTTGGCACGGTGGCTTCATTTTTGCTCTCCTGTCAAGCGACCTTGCGTGGGCTAACGACCAGAGCCGCCAAGCTGAGAAGGCTTCTTCCCCGAGTACGCCTGGCCAATGCGAAGTACGAACCATCAACTACATCACACACACACTGCCGTCGCTCTGCTTCAAGAGCTCATGGACAGACTCGTTACCGACTCCAACTAAGTTGCCTGTTACAGGCGACTCTTATAACACCACCCAGCATGTCACGCGACCGCCTGTAGAGGAGCAGGCTCCTCCATCTGCTACCGAGCAAACGGACACGTTCACGGACACCTCTGCGGGCGATACCTTCGCGACACCTTTCATGTCGTTTGAAgactggaagaagatgatgttgGAGCAAACTGGACAAGATCCCCAGGACTTACATCTGCGAAATTCGAGCGGGCGTCAGAAAGCTGATAGACCATCTCCCGAGTTGGATGATGTAGGATTGGGCGAAGAAGGGGAGATATCCCTAGTATTCGACGATTacggagaagaaggcccTAAACCTGGAACTCCCACGGACTCGGCAAATACGAACAGCGGTGACGATGTCGACAACACCTTGATGTCCAAGGACGGAAAAACGCCTATCCACCGAAGCAAAGACGCTGGAAAAACCTGCAAGGAACGCTTTTCATACTCGTCGTTCGACGCGGGCGCCACCATCTTGAAGGCAGGGCCGCAAGCACAAAATGCGAAAGCCATCTTAGTTGAAAACAAGGACACTTACATGCTGCTAGAATGTGCCGCGCAAAACAAATATGTCATCGTCGAACTTAGCGACGATATCCTCATCGACACCATTGTCATCGCCAACTTTGAATTCTTTTCCAGCATGGTTCGCCATTTCCGAGTTAGCGTAAGCGATCGGTATCCTGTCAAAATGGATAAATGGAGGGAGGTGGGAATTTTTGAAGCCGCAAATTCGCGAGATATCCAGGCATTTCTTGTGGAGAACCCCCAGATCTGGGCCAAATATGTTAGGCTGGAGTTTCTGACTCACTACGGGAATGAGTACTATTGTCCGGTTTCTATACTTCGTGTACACGGCTCGAGGATGCTTGATTCTTGGAAAGATAGCGAGACGAATCGAGAAGATGAGGTtcacgaagaggatgaagaagatcttCCCGTTCCCACTATTGCTACACAGCCGGTAGCAGCAGGACCCAATCCACAACCCAGAGACAAGAATGAGACTCTTCCAGAGCTTGCAAGTACTTGTCTGCCTCGCGTTGACGAAGCCCCTTTCCCTCAAATCAAGGAAACATGCGCTGTATCCCCTATTGCTGCAGGCGATGCAAAATCAGGCGATCAAAGCTCTGGACAAACTGATGAAGGGACAAAACGACAAACTAAAGATGGCGTCGTGGAATCAGACGCTGCTTCGCAAGACTCTCCAAAATCAGACGCCACCCAGGCTCGGGACGTATCTTCCGCACCACCAATAAAACAGACAGATCCTTCCAAACCTACCACGGACAATGCGCAGACTTCGGCAGAGTCTCCAGATGCCGCCGGTTCGGGTTCTGGGAGCACAAAAAGTCGGACCACAAGCGCCTCCAGCGCCACGCCAACTGTGCAAGGAAGCTTTTACAACTCCATCACCAAGCGGCTACAGCAAGTAGAGTCAAATCTCACGCTGTCGCTCAAATACGTTGAAGACCAGTCGCGAATAATGCAGGATGCCCTACGGCGAACCGAACAGCAGCAGGTAACTAAACTCACACGCTTCCTGGGAGACCTCAACCACACCGTTCTTGCAGAGATGCGCAATGTGCGCGAGCAGTACGAGCAGATATGGCAATCCACTGTCCTAGCTCTCGAAAGTCAGCGGGAGCAGTCTGAGCGCGATATCGTAGCCCTGAGCACCAGACTCAACCTGCTAGCCGACGAAGTTGTCTTTCAGAAACGAATGGCCATTGTACAGGCAATCCTCCTGCTTTCCTGCTTGTTTCTGGTCATCTTCTCTAGGGGAGTCCCCATTCCTTATCTTGCAGCCCTGCAGGAACAAGCAGGTGGCATTGCATATCCCTCGACGTCGCCGTATCCCGGTCAAGGATCTCATAATCTTTATAAATCCGATGCTGGCACCACACCAGGCGAACAAACACTACTGGATAGTGTCCCAGTGGTCAGTGTTTCTTCGTTCGAAGCTGCTCCCAACGTGCCGAGTAAACGAATACCTCATTCTTTGTCTGAAACGACAGAGCCCCATGAGCCAATCCGTGAAGACGGCGAAAAAGAGTATCCACGGCGGCATCCCTTACCAAGCCCGCCAGTTGAAGACAAGTACCAGTATGTACACTACTTAGACCAAGAGCCAAGGTTTCATTCGCTACATCACGCAACTCCAGCCCACCCGAACACGCCCCGAAAAccccttccttctcttcctgaaCATTTGGTATCAAGTCAGGACTCTTGA